One part of the Bacteroidia bacterium genome encodes these proteins:
- a CDS encoding TolC family protein gives MKRSILISLAFTMLFSSGIWAQRSHSLQEIILMGQSQAIAARKAATLKTTSYWEWKSYQANLKPQVTLSGRLPGFSRISQEVLQPDGSILFQSISQSNISTQVSLSQPILATGATVFVGTELQRFDDFTTDNSLYNATPFQLGLMQPLFAFNPLKWDKKIEPLRYQESQQEFHANMENIAVEVLDYFFLQLIAQIDYEIAKVNLRNTDTIFKITEEKFEMGKASRNDVLQLKLEKLKAAKSVALAEQDMETANLQLGSFINYRGDVSLFLQLPEQIPLLEISTEEALQQAHKNRPNSIAFKRRALQAEMGIAEAKGSRGFSANLVGSIGFNKSDKRISEAYRNPIEQQTISLEFSLPIMDWGRAKSRVETAKANRQLVLYEIEQDSINFDQILLTELTLLRRYAMQVELNKEVDELAQMRYQIAQDRFLINKLSITDLSIALQEKDQAKRDYVQSLWDYWRSYYRIRELTLFDFTLNQHITH, from the coding sequence CTCGCAAAGCCGCGACCTTGAAAACAACGAGTTATTGGGAGTGGAAGTCTTATCAAGCCAATTTAAAGCCGCAGGTGACCCTGAGTGGTCGTCTGCCAGGCTTTTCAAGAATTTCTCAGGAAGTATTGCAGCCGGATGGAAGTATTCTCTTCCAATCCATTTCCCAAAGCAATATCAGTACCCAGGTCTCTTTAAGTCAGCCTATACTGGCTACTGGTGCTACCGTTTTTGTCGGGACAGAATTGCAGCGCTTTGATGATTTTACAACCGATAACTCTCTCTACAATGCAACGCCTTTTCAATTGGGCTTGATGCAGCCTTTATTTGCTTTTAATCCTTTAAAATGGGATAAAAAAATTGAACCCCTACGCTATCAGGAATCCCAGCAGGAGTTTCACGCCAATATGGAAAATATTGCCGTAGAAGTTCTGGATTACTTTTTCCTACAGTTGATCGCTCAAATCGATTATGAAATCGCCAAAGTAAACCTTCGGAATACGGATACGATTTTTAAGATAACGGAAGAAAAATTTGAGATGGGCAAAGCATCCAGGAATGATGTGCTTCAGCTCAAACTGGAAAAACTCAAGGCGGCCAAATCTGTGGCACTTGCGGAGCAGGATATGGAGACCGCCAACCTTCAGTTGGGTTCATTCATCAACTACCGGGGAGATGTCTCTCTCTTTCTACAATTGCCTGAGCAAATCCCCTTACTCGAAATTTCTACAGAAGAAGCCTTACAGCAGGCCCATAAAAACCGACCTAATTCTATTGCTTTCAAGCGGAGAGCCCTGCAAGCAGAAATGGGAATTGCAGAGGCGAAAGGATCGAGAGGATTCTCTGCAAACCTGGTAGGAAGTATCGGATTCAATAAAAGTGATAAGCGAATTTCAGAAGCTTATAGAAATCCGATCGAGCAGCAAACCATCTCCCTGGAATTCTCTCTGCCAATCATGGACTGGGGGAGAGCAAAATCCCGGGTAGAGACTGCAAAAGCCAATCGCCAATTGGTGCTCTATGAGATTGAGCAGGATAGCATCAATTTCGACCAAATCCTCCTGACTGAATTGACCCTGTTGAGAAGGTACGCCATGCAAGTAGAGCTCAATAAAGAAGTAGATGAATTGGCTCAAATGCGCTACCAGATCGCTCAGGATAGATTCCTGATCAATAAACTTAGTATCACAGACCTTAGCATAGCCCTACAGGAAAAAGACCAGGCAAAACGAGACTATGTCCAATCGCTTTGGGATTACTGGAGGAGTTATTATCGAATTCGCGAATTAACCTTATTTGACTTTACTTTAAATCAGCACATAACACACTAA
- a CDS encoding ABC transporter permease: protein MIRNYIKIAWKVLARNKFFTFVSLFGISLTIGILLVLATLFDQIVGKHYPVGPDDHLIYVATVSQEDGEGSGWNGGVGYYLYENFIRKMKSPKGISIISNGKSTNSFVGDRKITLHLNYTDADYWGMHSYSFIEGKAFNEEHIKEKDRVAVITRATRDSYFGEGVSALGKSIETDNIEYKVLGVVENVSEAAIYQYSDIYVPLGLAAHHLQNPDLIGQFTVIFQGESSSDIPTIKEEYKDLVARLEVPAASKGWKQDYDIISSFAMSKIERISSAFVIGQKPQMGLLTLFLSLAMLMFMLLPALNLINLNSSRISERSSEIGVRKAFGANSMTLAWQFIVENIIVTLIGGGLGLLLALGVLEIIENSELITHIELGLQFNVFLLAIFLCLVFGLLSGVLPAYRMSKIQVVNALKGLNS from the coding sequence ATGATACGTAATTATATAAAGATCGCCTGGAAGGTTTTGGCAAGAAATAAGTTCTTCACCTTCGTAAGCCTTTTTGGGATCAGCCTTACCATTGGCATCCTCCTGGTACTGGCTACCCTTTTTGATCAGATCGTCGGCAAGCATTATCCAGTAGGTCCGGATGATCACTTGATCTATGTTGCCACCGTTTCTCAGGAAGATGGAGAGGGTTCGGGTTGGAACGGAGGAGTTGGGTATTATTTGTATGAAAACTTTATCCGGAAGATGAAAAGCCCCAAAGGAATCTCAATTATTTCCAATGGAAAAAGCACCAATTCCTTTGTGGGGGATAGAAAGATCACCCTGCACCTAAATTATACAGATGCAGATTACTGGGGAATGCATAGCTATAGTTTCATCGAAGGTAAAGCTTTCAATGAAGAGCATATAAAAGAAAAAGACAGAGTCGCTGTTATTACTCGTGCTACCCGTGATTCCTATTTTGGAGAAGGGGTTTCTGCTCTGGGCAAAAGCATAGAAACGGATAATATCGAGTATAAAGTGCTGGGAGTTGTAGAAAATGTCTCTGAGGCAGCTATTTATCAGTATAGTGATATCTATGTACCTCTGGGGCTTGCAGCCCATCACCTGCAAAACCCGGATCTTATTGGGCAATTTACGGTCATCTTTCAGGGAGAAAGTTCATCCGATATTCCCACAATCAAAGAAGAGTACAAAGATTTGGTAGCTCGGCTGGAAGTGCCTGCAGCTAGTAAAGGATGGAAGCAGGATTACGATATCATTAGCTCTTTTGCTATGAGTAAAATTGAGCGGATATCTTCCGCTTTTGTGATCGGGCAAAAACCTCAAATGGGCTTACTGACTCTTTTTCTTTCGCTAGCCATGTTGATGTTCATGCTTTTACCCGCCCTCAACCTTATCAACCTCAATTCCAGCAGGATCAGTGAAAGATCCTCAGAGATAGGGGTTCGTAAAGCTTTTGGTGCCAATTCTATGACCCTTGCCTGGCAGTTTATTGTTGAAAATATTATAGTGACCCTGATTGGGGGAGGGCTGGGTCTTCTACTGGCACTGGGTGTCCTCGAGATCATTGAGAACTCAGAGCTTATCACTCATATAGAATTGGGACTCCAATTCAATGTTTTTCTATTGGCAATATTCCTCTGTCTGGTATTTGGGCTACTTTCTGGTGTGCTCCCCGCTTACAGGATGTCAAAAATTCAGGTTGTTAACGCTTTAAAAGGATTAAACTCATGA
- a CDS encoding ABC transporter permease gives MIRQAFKLIWNQRGKHLGLFVEIFFSFMILFLVFSFAIFNLQEYFSPLGYEYEDVWAITFNREGMEKEASMQIDDQIDETMRRYSEIKEFSWSQNNIPFSGTSNTSDLSRANANILAQRFVVDDNFDQTMEIEMLDGRWFEEQDEINSKSPFIITENMAEELFPEGSAVGQKLQYGETENDYHEIIGVVSDYRYRGGIMESGYGFFIRKNEDRLLSNLLIKVNEGADAAFEAKLMKDLHQIAPDYSMEIRYIDEMRSNFLLVSFIPMLILGIIGAFLIFNVALGLFGVLWQNISRRKQEIGVRRAMGSSKSEITIQFILEIMVLASISLILGIFFASQFPLLDVFGVNAGTYILAIVFAAICIYLLVFVCALIPSTQAAELHPAIALREE, from the coding sequence ATGATACGTCAGGCATTTAAACTCATTTGGAACCAGAGAGGCAAACACCTCGGATTGTTTGTAGAAATCTTCTTCTCCTTTATGATCCTCTTTCTGGTATTTAGTTTTGCTATCTTCAATTTGCAGGAATATTTCAGTCCTTTAGGATATGAATATGAGGATGTATGGGCCATTACCTTTAATCGCGAAGGAATGGAAAAAGAGGCTTCTATGCAGATCGACGATCAGATAGATGAGACCATGAGAAGATATTCGGAGATTAAAGAATTTAGCTGGTCGCAGAATAACATTCCTTTCTCTGGAACCTCCAATACCTCAGATTTGAGTAGAGCCAATGCAAATATTCTTGCTCAGCGCTTTGTAGTTGACGATAATTTTGATCAAACCATGGAGATAGAAATGCTGGATGGGCGCTGGTTTGAGGAACAGGACGAGATCAACTCCAAATCTCCCTTTATTATTACCGAGAATATGGCTGAAGAACTTTTTCCGGAGGGTTCGGCTGTAGGGCAAAAACTGCAATACGGAGAAACCGAAAACGATTACCATGAAATTATAGGGGTAGTCTCCGATTATCGATACAGAGGAGGAATTATGGAAAGTGGATATGGATTTTTTATCAGGAAAAATGAGGATCGTCTCCTTTCAAATTTATTGATAAAGGTGAATGAAGGAGCTGATGCAGCTTTTGAAGCGAAATTGATGAAAGATCTACATCAGATTGCACCCGACTATTCAATGGAGATTCGATATATAGATGAAATGAGGTCAAATTTCCTCCTGGTTTCATTTATCCCTATGTTAATATTGGGAATTATCGGAGCATTCCTCATATTTAATGTCGCACTGGGATTGTTTGGTGTGCTTTGGCAAAACATCAGTCGCAGAAAGCAGGAGATAGGTGTCAGACGGGCGATGGGATCCAGCAAGTCAGAGATCACCATTCAATTTATTTTGGAGATCATGGTGCTGGCCAGTATTAGCTTGATTCTTGGGATTTTCTTTGCATCTCAATTCCCTTTATTGGATGTATTTGGAGTAAATGCCGGAACCTATATTTTAGCGATCGTTTTTGCTGCGATCTGCATTTATCTGTTGGTCTTTGTTTGCGCTTTGATTCCAAGTACTCAGGCTGCCGAACTGCATCCTGCCATTGCCTTGCGAGAAGAATAA
- a CDS encoding cold shock domain-containing protein, whose protein sequence is MADSFGKKEREKKRQKRKKEKAERKKRRKEEGVRSEEFMYLDEDGNLTSTPPDPTRKKKKIDPSTIEISIPRKEDIELDPIRQGKVKFFNSEKGYGFIIDKDTQESYYVHAESLEAPIDAYDNVSFEISEGPKGLRAINVKLVK, encoded by the coding sequence ATGGCAGATAGTTTCGGTAAAAAAGAACGAGAGAAAAAAAGACAGAAAAGAAAGAAGGAAAAAGCAGAACGCAAGAAAAGACGTAAAGAAGAGGGCGTCAGGTCTGAAGAGTTCATGTACCTGGATGAAGATGGGAATTTAACATCCACCCCTCCGGATCCTACCAGAAAAAAGAAGAAAATTGATCCCAGTACCATTGAGATCAGTATCCCTCGCAAGGAGGATATCGAACTTGATCCAATTCGTCAGGGGAAAGTTAAATTCTTCAATTCAGAGAAAGGCTATGGCTTCATCATAGACAAAGATACTCAGGAGAGTTATTATGTACATGCTGAAAGCCTCGAAGCTCCTATTGATGCATACGACAATGTGAGTTTCGAAATTAGTGAAGGTCCCAAAGGCCTTAGAGCTATCAATGTAAAACTCGTCAAATAA
- a CDS encoding ABC transporter ATP-binding protein codes for MIALSNIEKVYQTRTIETVALNQINLKVDKGEFLSVMGPSGCGKSTLLNIMGLLDEPSEGDLSIAGENFGDYTDKELARFRNQNIGFIFQSYHLINDLQVIDNVELPLLYRKMSAKERKRRAIEALNKVGLSNRMQHFPSQLSGGQRQRVAIARAIVGNPSIILADEPTGNLDSVMGNEVMDILTKLNEEDETTIVMVTHDESMAMRTHRLVRLFDGSQVV; via the coding sequence ATGATTGCATTATCCAACATCGAAAAGGTTTACCAAACACGGACCATCGAAACTGTAGCACTGAATCAGATCAATCTGAAAGTTGACAAAGGAGAGTTCCTTTCTGTCATGGGACCCTCAGGATGCGGCAAAAGTACCTTGCTCAATATCATGGGCTTACTGGACGAGCCCAGCGAGGGAGATTTGAGTATCGCCGGAGAAAACTTTGGGGATTATACCGACAAAGAACTGGCCCGCTTTCGCAACCAGAATATTGGTTTCATTTTCCAAAGCTACCACCTGATCAATGATCTCCAGGTAATAGACAATGTAGAATTACCTCTTTTGTATCGGAAAATGTCGGCTAAAGAGAGAAAACGGAGAGCTATAGAAGCCCTGAACAAAGTGGGCTTGAGCAACCGCATGCAACACTTTCCCAGCCAGCTTTCTGGAGGACAGAGACAAAGAGTAGCCATAGCCAGAGCTATTGTAGGTAATCCTTCTATCATATTGGCGGATGAGCCAACGGGAAACCTGGATAGTGTTATGGGAAATGAGGTCATGGATATCCTTACCAAACTTAATGAGGAAGATGAAACGACCATCGTAATGGTAACGCATGACGAAAGTATGGCTATGCGCACGCATCGTTTGGTTCGCTTATTTGATGGAAGTCAGGTTGTATAA
- a CDS encoding ATP-binding protein encodes MKLRIKYILFIGLIHGISLVMSYFIFEDFKWLFIASEVIVLISLYFSYRLYQSLVNPIELINRGTYAIKERDFTVKFQGVGQKDMDQLIAVYNSMIDELREERTQKAQKHFFLEKLIQNSPTGIIILNLKGEISSYNPIAEAHLGLGSKAILGKKTVEIDHPLMRKISELDAGKTEVVAMNGVETFKCHKAQFIDRGFANYFIMIEELTAEKLEIEKAAYGKVIRMMAHEVNNSIGPINSILESIDTYAKHIPEEDREEYQEILKIAHQRNDKLNDFMVNFAKVVKLPEPILERIDLRILIERMINFMSFQKGIKEIEFHSHLPDQEVWVEVDVKQMEQVMINLIKNAIEAIESKGNIKIELEAEPVILRIEDDGQGISEELAQKVFSPFYSSKKNGQGIGLTLTREILLKHRIHFSLKSAGQKGAVFEMKL; translated from the coding sequence ATGAAGCTCCGCATCAAATATATCCTCTTTATAGGCCTCATCCATGGGATTTCCCTGGTGATGTCCTATTTCATATTTGAGGATTTTAAGTGGTTGTTTATAGCATCGGAAGTGATCGTACTGATTTCTTTGTATTTCTCTTATCGACTTTATCAATCCCTGGTGAATCCCATTGAATTGATCAATCGAGGAACCTATGCGATAAAAGAAAGAGATTTTACGGTGAAGTTTCAGGGAGTGGGACAAAAAGATATGGATCAACTCATCGCGGTCTATAACAGCATGATTGATGAATTGAGAGAGGAAAGAACCCAAAAGGCCCAAAAACACTTTTTTCTGGAAAAGTTGATTCAAAACTCCCCAACCGGCATTATCATTCTGAATCTGAAAGGAGAGATTTCCAGTTACAATCCGATAGCCGAGGCTCATTTAGGCTTAGGCTCCAAGGCGATCCTGGGGAAAAAAACGGTGGAGATAGATCATCCACTAATGAGAAAGATCAGTGAGCTGGATGCGGGTAAGACGGAGGTAGTAGCGATGAATGGGGTTGAAACTTTTAAATGCCATAAAGCACAGTTTATTGACAGAGGTTTTGCCAATTATTTCATCATGATTGAGGAGTTGACGGCAGAGAAACTTGAGATTGAGAAAGCAGCCTATGGCAAGGTGATCCGCATGATGGCACATGAAGTCAATAATTCCATCGGTCCCATCAATTCTATATTAGAATCTATAGATACCTATGCGAAACATATTCCTGAAGAGGATAGAGAAGAATATCAGGAAATTCTGAAGATTGCCCACCAAAGAAATGATAAGCTCAATGATTTTATGGTCAATTTTGCTAAAGTGGTGAAACTACCTGAACCGATTTTAGAAAGAATTGATCTGAGGATTCTGATAGAAAGGATGATAAACTTTATGAGTTTTCAGAAGGGTATCAAGGAAATTGAGTTCCACAGCCATCTGCCGGATCAGGAAGTTTGGGTAGAAGTAGATGTAAAACAGATGGAACAGGTAATGATCAACCTGATCAAGAATGCCATTGAAGCCATAGAGAGCAAAGGTAATATCAAGATTGAGTTGGAGGCAGAACCTGTAATCCTCCGTATTGAAGACGACGGACAGGGAATTTCGGAGGAACTTGCCCAAAAGGTCTTTTCTCCTTTCTACAGCAGCAAAAAAAATGGCCAGGGTATTGGACTAACCCTGACCCGTGAAATTTTATTAAAACACAGAATACACTTCTCCCTCAAATCTGCCGGGCAGAAGGGAGCTGTATTCGAGATGAAGCTTTAG
- a CDS encoding sigma-54 dependent transcriptional regulator, with product MILIIDDDQAVLASVKLLLKNQGWDCAAVKKPHTALDFIRENKVDLIILDMNFSLETSGEEGMALLKKILAFDPSMPVILITGWATIELAIAGMRAGARDFISKPWSNDQMLASIKTALALKGFQAQSSSRKELDEKYDFGHIVGEDPGFMKILETIGRVANTEASILILGESGTGKELIAEAVHQNSKRQSEAFVKVNLGGISTTLFESELFGHKKGAFTDARYDRKGRFEMADGGTIFLDEIGELDLASQVKLLRVLQDRSFEVLGSSVNQRVNVRIISATNRNLAEMVSEGMFREDLFYRINLITIRLPALRERASDIPLLVEYYLKNLRQIYQRPGLQVSEAAMSWLEQYSFPGNIRQLKNLVERTVLMSPEDHLEIDDFKDQLGAPARRKNDGGLPEVGSMSLEEMEKEMILKAMTYHSGKISKVAQALGLSRNALYRRLEKYQIPHE from the coding sequence ATGATCCTTATCATAGATGATGACCAGGCGGTTTTAGCCTCCGTAAAATTACTCCTGAAAAACCAGGGCTGGGATTGTGCGGCCGTAAAAAAGCCCCATACAGCCCTGGATTTTATCAGGGAAAATAAGGTGGATCTGATTATCCTGGATATGAATTTCTCTCTGGAAACCAGCGGAGAAGAAGGGATGGCGCTGCTCAAAAAGATACTGGCATTTGATCCCTCAATGCCCGTGATCCTGATTACCGGTTGGGCGACCATCGAATTGGCGATAGCAGGCATGCGGGCAGGTGCCAGGGATTTTATCAGCAAGCCCTGGTCCAATGATCAAATGCTGGCTTCGATTAAAACGGCCCTGGCATTGAAAGGATTTCAGGCACAAAGCAGCAGTCGGAAGGAGCTGGATGAAAAATATGACTTTGGTCATATTGTCGGGGAGGATCCAGGCTTTATGAAGATCCTGGAAACCATAGGGCGCGTAGCTAATACGGAAGCTTCTATTTTAATTCTTGGAGAAAGTGGAACAGGTAAAGAACTGATAGCTGAAGCCGTACATCAAAACAGCAAAAGACAGAGCGAAGCCTTTGTAAAAGTCAATTTGGGAGGGATTTCAACCACTTTATTCGAAAGTGAACTTTTTGGCCATAAGAAAGGGGCGTTTACGGATGCCCGCTATGATCGCAAAGGTCGATTTGAAATGGCAGATGGAGGCACCATCTTTTTGGATGAGATAGGAGAACTGGATTTGGCGAGTCAGGTAAAACTACTACGGGTCCTGCAAGATCGGAGCTTTGAGGTGTTAGGGAGCAGTGTAAACCAAAGAGTAAATGTGCGTATTATCAGTGCCACCAATCGAAATTTGGCTGAAATGGTTTCGGAAGGGATGTTTCGGGAAGACCTTTTCTATCGAATCAACCTTATTACTATCCGACTTCCTGCCCTCCGCGAGCGAGCCTCTGATATCCCCTTACTGGTAGAATACTACCTGAAAAATCTTCGCCAAATTTACCAAAGGCCCGGTTTGCAGGTGAGCGAAGCTGCAATGAGTTGGCTGGAACAGTATTCTTTCCCCGGAAATATTCGTCAGCTCAAAAATCTGGTAGAGCGGACCGTCCTCATGAGTCCGGAAGACCATCTGGAAATTGATGATTTCAAAGATCAACTGGGAGCCCCTGCTCGCAGAAAAAATGATGGCGGTCTACCAGAAGTTGGCAGCATGTCCCTGGAGGAAATGGAAAAAGAAATGATTCTCAAGGCCATGACCTATCATAGTGGTAAGATTAGTAAGGTAGCGCAGGCTCTGGGCTTGAGTAGAAATGCTTTGTATCGGAGGTTAGAGAAGTATCAAATACCGCATGAGTAA